One Malania oleifera isolate guangnan ecotype guangnan chromosome 10, ASM2987363v1, whole genome shotgun sequence genomic region harbors:
- the LOC131166003 gene encoding rop guanine nucleotide exchange factor 7 has product MEPLVKKNGGVFGSRKTGFESLGTRGFGSELLTDSASECRRSGGSSSPSSDSSTDHERRAKPKHCSSSSLNPLGWPIRKAKCSTSDVSEDDERESHSANSKFKTQCSTISEIEMMKERFAKLLLGEDMSGSGKGVCTALGISNAITNLCATVFGQLWRLEPLPPEKKSMWQREMDWLLCVSDHIVELIPSWQTFPDGTKLEVMTCRPRSDLFINIPALRKLDNMLLEILDSFSSTEFWYIDQGIISADADGSVSFRKPLQRQEEKWWLPVPRVPAGGLCENTRKQLQYKRECANQILKAVLAINSTALAEMEVPDTYLETLPKNGRAGLGDIIYRYITSDHFSSEFLLDCLDLSSEHIALEVVNRVEASIYVWRRRTHSKPIANSNRSTAKSSWEMVKDLMVDGDKRELLAERAESLLLCLKQRFPGLTQTTLDTTKIQCNKDVGKSILESYSRVLESLAFNIVARIDDLLYVDDLTKHSDTLSSVPTTVSVIAHKKVSIPYSMPMSSTPYKTKYTTPSRSPASMVSPSRGERTPFLSSNKPPRRGFGVKRVLTNYLGVETKSKSSGNQTEGLGLVLNPTVEAPASRTGVEGLEHHPK; this is encoded by the exons ATGGAACCTTTGGTTAAGAAGAATGGTGGAGTTTTTGGGAGTAGAAAAACTGGGTTTGAATCTTTGGGAACTCGCGGATTTGGGTCCGAGTTGCTCACCGATTCAGCTAGTGAGTGTAGACGAAGCGGTGGTTCGAGCAGTCCCAGCTCTGATTCCTCTACCGATCACGAACGGAGGGCCAAGCCCAAGCACTGTTCTTCTTCTTCGCTGAACCCTTTAGGGTGGCCTATTCGGAAGGCCAAGTGCTCGACTTCTGATGTCAGTGAAGATGATGAACGCGAATCCCACTCTgctaattcaaaatttaaaacgCAGTGTTCGACGATTTCAG AGATTGAGATGATGAAAGAGAGATTTGCGAAGCTGTTGCTCGGTGAAGACATGTCAGGTTCTGGAAAAGGGGTTTGCACAGCTTTGGGGATTTCAAACGCCATTACTAATCTCTGCG CCACGGTTTTTGGGCAACTTTGGAGGCTAGAACCGTTACCTCCAGAGAAGAAATCGATGTGGCAGAGAGAGATGGATTGGCTTCTATGCGTCAGTGATCATATTGTTGAATTAATACCCTCGTGGCAAACATTCCCGGATGGAACTAAGCTTGAG GTCATGACTTGCAGACCACGATCAGACCTTTTTATCAATATCCCGGCTTTGCGAAAATTAGACAACATGCTTCTT GAAATATTAGATAGTTTTAGCAGTACAGAGTTTTGGTATATAGATCAAGGAATCATATCAGCAGATGCTGATGGGTCTGTTTCATTCCGTAAACCCCTTCAACGGCAAGAGGAGAAGTGGTGGCTGCCTGTACCCCGTGTCCCAGCTGGTGGTCTCTGTGAAAATACTCGGAAACAGTTGCAGTACAAGCGTGAATGTGCTAACCAAATTTTAAAAGCTGTCCTGGCTATCAACAGCACCGCTTTAGCTGAAATGGAAGTCCCTGATACATACTTGGAAACTCTGCCAAAG AATGGAAGGGCAGGCCTGGGCGACATTATTTACCGGTATATTACTTCAGATCACTTCTCCTCCGAGTTTCTGCTTGATTGCCTTGACCTGTCCTCTGAACATATTGCCCTGGAGGTTGTGAACCGTGTGGAGGCCTCAATATATGTGTGGCGTCGAAGAACTCACTCAAAACCCATAGCTAATTCAAACCGCTCTACTGCAAAATCGTCATGGGAAATGGTCAAGGATCTAATGGTTGATGGAGATAAGAGAGAATTGCTTGCAGAAAGAGCTGAAAGTCTCCTCCTTTGCTTGAAGCAGCGGTTCCCTGGTTTGACCCAGACTACCTTAGACACCACCAAAATTCAGTGCAACAAG GATGTCGGGAAGTCTATTCTAGAGAGCTACTCGAGAGTTTTGGAGAGTCTGGCATTTAACATTGTAGCTCGTATTGATGATCTACTATATGTGGATGACCTAACTAAGCATTCGGATACACTCTCATCGGTTCCTACTACAGTCAGTGTCATTGCTCACAAGAAGGTTTCAATTCCCTACTCCATGCCTATGTCAAGCACTCCGTACAAAACAAAATATACCACGCCCAGCCGTTCACCTGCATCAATGGTTAGCCCTTCCAGAGGGGAGAGAACTCCTTTCCTCAGCAGCAACAAGCCTCCTCGCCGTGGCTTTGGAGTCAAAAGAGTCCTTACGAATTATCTCGGCGTGGAGACCAAAAGCAAAAGCTCTGGGAATCAAACAGAGGGATTGGGTTTGGTTTTAAACCCAACTGTTGAAGCACCTGCATCTCGGACTGGCGTGGAAGGCTTGGAGCATCATCCGAAGTAA